A single genomic interval of Argopecten irradians isolate NY chromosome 8, Ai_NY, whole genome shotgun sequence harbors:
- the LOC138330066 gene encoding THAP domain-containing protein 1-like has product MVKNCSVFGCTNCANQTAKERNISFFKFPAGKHKRRSWIKSINRNNWQPTVNSYVCSEHFVTGWHSDERDDIDYSPPVFRYKKETVDERRHGRVTRQDLSKVKD; this is encoded by the exons ATGGTGAAAAATTGCAGTGTGTTCGGTTGTACAAACTGCGCGAACCAGACAGCAAAAGAAAGaaacatatcattttttaaGTTCCCAGCAGGTAAACACAAGAGAAGATCGTGGATCAAGTCAATTAACAGAAATAATTGGCAGCCAACCGTAAATTCGTACGTCTGTTCCGAGCACTTTGTCACAGG GTGGCACTCAGATGAACGGGATGACATTGACTACTCGCCACCAGTATTCCGTTACAAAAAGGAGACAGTAGATGAAAGAAGACATGGACGTGTCACTCGCCAGGATCTATCAAAG
- the LOC138328882 gene encoding uncharacterized protein KIAA1958-like: MSDSDSNAIFITQSTFVEKLSTDPDTDAVLSDILDMQENTQPNFNLRNSIFSDISSADDESIVQCSMEMEKMDSRFRIPLNTVDLQNMVDSGKSAKTENKTRWAINLFANWQKERERVTKSKQYSSPILEMKDSLLNEALSFFIGEVRNEAGSDYRPNTMYELLISIQHHFRTNGRFVSFLDDKTFSGLKAVLDSKMKELSKKGIGLQRRQADIITQEQEEKLWTKNILGSDSPQQLLDTMIFMIGLNFALRAGQEHRNLRYGEHSQICVKTDTENRTYLEYTEDVSKTNRGGIMHRKLDPKVTRAYENQKQPEKCIVKLNTKFIAARPDNCNNDAFYLRPRKYTQGNVWYQDAPVGVHILQQTVKRLCEQAGFQGFYTNHSLRATAATRLYGAGIDEQLISEKTGHRSNAVRAYKRTSDQQQCDISNILSGNSNSVKVPRLESANGGNTEINIETGAVKIHVKY; the protein is encoded by the exons ATGTCTGATTCCGATTCTAATGCGATTTTCATAACCCAGTCAACATTTGTGGAGAAATTATCTACAGATCCCGATACCGATGCTGTTCTAAGTGATATATTAGACATGCAGGAAAATACGCAACcaaattttaatttaagaaaCAGCATTTTTTCCGATATTTCTTCAGCCGACGATGAGAGTATTGTTCAATGCTCAATGGAAATGGAGAAAATGGACAGTCGTTTTAGAATTCCCTTAAACACTGTGGATCTACAAAATATGGTTGATAGTGGCAAGTCAGCAAAAACTGAAAACAAGACTCGCTGGGCTATTAACCTGTTTGCAAATTGGCAGAAGGAGCGCGAACGTGTAACGAAGAGCAAACAGTATTCGAGTCCAATTCTGGAAATGAAAGATTCCCTCCTGAATGAAGCCCTTAGTTTCTTTATTGGTGAAGTAAGAAATGAAGCCGGCTCAGATTATAGACCAAACACCATGTATGAACTGTTAATATCGATTCAACACCATTTCCGCACCAATGGGAGATTCGTAAGCTTTTTAGACGACAAAACATTCTCCGGACTGAAAGCTGTTTTAGATTCTAAAATGAAGGAATTATCAAAAAAAGGAATCGGTCTCCAGCGACGTCAAGCAGATATAATCACCCAAGAACAGGAGGAAAAACtgtggacaaaaaatattttgggttCAGATAGTCCTCAACAACTACTGGATACCATGATTTTCATGATAGGCTTGAATTTTGCTCTGCGAGCAGGTCAAGAACACAGGAACTTGAGATATGGAGAACATTCTCAAATCTGTGTGAAAACAGATACTGAAAACCGTACATACTTAGAGTATACTGAAGATGTATCCAAAACAAACCGTGGCGGTATCATGCATAGAAAACTGGATCCAAAAGTTACACGGGCATATGAAAATCAAAAGCAACCAGAGAAGTGCATCGTGAAACTGAACACAAAATTTATTGCCGCCAG ACCTGACAACTGTAACAATGATGCCTTTTACCTCAGACCTAGGAAATACACTCAAGGAAATGTATGGTATCAGGATGCGCCAGTTGGGGTTCACATCCTTCAGCAAACCGTAAAACGTCTTTGTGAACAAGCTGGGTTTCAAGGATTTTATACAAACCATTCTCTCCGCGCTACGGCTGCAACACGACTATATGGTGCCGGAATCGATGAACAATTGATTTCGGAAAAAACTGGCCACCGATCAAATGCAGTTCGTGCATACAAGCGCACTAGTGACCAGCAGCAGTGTGACATTAGCAATATTCTTAGTGGAAATTCTAACAGTGTCAAAGTTCCCAGATTGGAAAGTGCAAATGGAGGGAACACTGAAATAAATATCGAGACCGGTGCTGTCAAGATACATGTTAAATACTGA